In one window of Henckelia pumila isolate YLH828 chromosome 1, ASM3356847v2, whole genome shotgun sequence DNA:
- the LOC140874709 gene encoding protein phosphatase 1 regulatory inhibitor subunit PPP1R8 homolog, with the protein MYGRAGLDRFKKAESLEPFSVTPNSTTKAAATQPASASIIHPQVSYTQNQHPSQHKTPENAATSDVLPTAVPTQPLTQIGGGQSSWKPPDWAIEPRPGVYYLDVMKDGEVLDVINLDKRRNIFGRQFHTCDFVLDHQSVSRQHAAVVVHKNGSVYVIDLGSAHGTFVANERLVKDSPVELEVGQSLRFAASTRTYIFRKNNAALFPPPPQPTEIDLPPPPDASDEDAVLSYNTYINRSLNGVRKLDIISKSPGAISSSGTKDGNQITERPHKRIKRTRVTFKDQVGAELVEIVGYSDGADVETEPGPVGVKEGSLVGKYESLVQTTVIPKGKEQQTSVKESNSHKQGVTEKLQQVLNKVKAAPAKNGGIYEDLYGESFGFKVGSSWARTSSGSGGGEVSPSKSESDIGNNDDENDDDLFG; encoded by the exons ATGTATGGAAGAGCGGGTCTTGATCGTTTCAAGAAAGCGGAGTCCTTGGAACCCTTCTCTGTCACTCCAAATTCAACCACAAAAGCAGCTGCTACTCAGCCAGCTTCAGCTTCAATAATTCACCCACAAGTTTCGTACACACAAAACCAACACCCAAGCCAACATAAAACACCGGAAAATGCTGCAACTTCAGATGTTTTGCCAACTGCTGTGCCCACTCAACCATTGACCCAGATTGGAGGGGGTCAGTCCTCCTGGAAACCTCCCGATTGGGCAATCGAGCCTCGCCCTGGTGTTTATTATCTTGATGTCATGAAGGATGGGGAAGTTTTGGATGTGATTAATTTGGACAAACGGAGGAACATATTTGGTAGGCAGTTTCATACTTGTGATTTTGTGCTCGACCATCAGTCAGTCTCACGCCAACACGCAGCTGTTGTCGTTCACAAAAACGGAAG TGTATACGTAATTGATTTAGGATCTGCCCATGGTACATTTGTCGCAAATGAGAGATTGGTAAAAGATTCTCCTGTTGAGCTCGAGGTTGGGCAGTCCCTCCGGTTCGCTGCATCAACTAGAACTTACATTTTCAGGAAGAATAACGCGGCTCTTTTCCCACCACCCCCACaacccacagagattgatttgcCTCCGCCTCCAGATGCCTCCGATGAAGATGCAGTTTTGTCTTATAATACATACATCAATCGGTCTCTAAACGGGGTGAGAAAACTTGATATAATTTCAAAATCTCCAGGAGCAATAAGCTCTTCAGGTACAAAGGATGGAAACCAGATAACGGAGAGACCGCATAAGAGAATCAAAAGAACAAGAGTTACATTCAAGGATCAGGTTGGGGCCGAGCTGGTTGAAATAGTTGGATATTCAGATGGAGCTGATGTGGAGACAGAACCTGGTCCTGTTGGTGTAAAAGAAGGCAGTCTTGTTGGGAAATATGAATCCCTTGTACAGACAACCGTCATACCGAAAGGAAAAGAACAACAGACCTCCGTGAAGGAGTCAAATTCCCACAAACAAGGTGTGACAGAGAAACTTCAACAAGTTTTAAACAAGGTCAAGGCTGCTCCTGCGAAGAATGGTGGAATCTATGAGGATCTTTACGGGGAATCATTCGGTTTCAAAGTTGGTTCTTCTTGGGCGCGCACATCTTCGGGATCTGGTGGTGGAGAAGTGTCTCCTAGTAAATCTGAAAGTGACATTGGCAATAATGACGATGAGAATGATGACGACCTGTTCGGTTAG
- the LOC140877908 gene encoding farnesyl pyrophosphate synthase 1, with product MANLNGKTSDLRAAFLEVYSVLKSELLNDPAFEWTDDSRQWVERMLDYNVPGGKLNRGLSVIDSYKLLKEGKDLTEEEVFLASALGWCIEWLQAYFLVLDDIMDNSHTRRGQPCWFRVPKVGLIAANDGIILRNHIPRILKKHFREKPYYVDLLDLFNEVEFQTASGQMIDLITTLEGEKDLSKYSLSLHRRIVQYKTAYYSFYLPVACALLMAGENLDNHIDVKNVLIDMGIYFQVQDDYLDCFGHPDTIGKIGTDIEDFKCSWLVVKALEVCNDEQKKILFENYGDPNPSKVAKIKALYNDINLQGVFTEYESKSYEKITSSIEAHPSKAVQAVLKSFLGKIYKRQK from the exons ATGGCGAATCTGAACGGAAAGACGTCAGATCTGAGGGCGGCGTTTCTGGAAGTGTACTCCGTGCTCAAATCTGAGCTTTTGAATGACCCTGCTTTTGAATGGACTGATGATTCTCGCCAATGGGTGGAGCGG ATGCTGGACTACAATGTGCCTGGAG GGAAGTTAAACAGAGGTCTGTCTGTTATCGATAGCTATAAGTTACTTAAAGAAGGCAAAGACCTGACAGAAGAAGAGGTTTTTCTTGCTAGTGCACTGGGCTGGTGTATAGAATGG CTTCAAGCGTATTTCCTTGTCCTTGATGACATAATGGATAATTCTCACACGCGGCGTGGTCAACCATGCTGGTTTCGAGTCCCCAAG GTTGGTCTGATTGCTGCTAATGATGGAATCATACTTCGGAACCACATCCCTAGAATTCTCAAAAAGCATTTCAGGGAAAAGCCGTACTACGTGGATCTGCTGGATTTATTCAATGAG GTGGAGTTCCAAACTGCCTCGGGACAGATGATAGATTTGATCACAACTCTCGAAGGGGAAAAGGATTTATCAAAATACTCTTTGTCACT TCATCGTCGCATTGTTCAGTACAAGACTGCTTACTACTCATTTTACCTCCCA GTCGCATGTGCATTGCTCATGGCCGGTGAGAACCTAGACAACCACATAGACGTGAAGAATGTTCTTATTGATATGGGAATTTATTTCCAAGTACAG GATGATTATTTGGATTGTTTTGGTCATCCTGATACGATTGGGAAG ATTGGAACGGATATTGAAGATTTCAAGTGTTCTTGGCTAGTAGTCAAAGCCCTGGAGGTTTGCAATGACGAGCAAAAGAAAATTCTATTC GAAAACTATGGTGATCCCAATCCTAGCAAGGTGGCAAAAATCAAAGCCCTGTACAATGACATTAATCTCCAAGGGGTATTCACAGAATATGAAAGCAAGAGCTATGAGAAAATAACAAGCTCTATCGAAGCTCATCCGAGTAAAGCTGTGCAGGCTGTTCTGAAATCTTTCTTGGGAAAGATTTACAAGAGACAGAAGTAG